The DNA window GAACGCCGCCCCGACGCCGTGGCGCGCCATTGTGACGGTGGGGGGCGTCGCGTGGCTCGGGCTGTTGCTGGCGCTGCTGCCCACCTTCCCCGAGCTGCCGGCATGGGGGGGCGACTGGGTCCTCGGGGTGTCGTTCGTGTACCCCGCGTTTTACTTCGGCCTGTCCGGCTGGTTGGACTGGACGAGCCGGCAGTCGTAGCGGCGTCGGAGGCGGGCACGCCCGCGAACGCTCGCCTGCACTGGGGCTACGGGCGGTGGAGCGCCTGAAGGTGCGTCCCCACGTCGTCTGCGAGCACGTGGAGGCCGCGGCTAAGGCGGGCAACGAGCCCCTCGTAGTCGGTTACACGCCAGTCTTCCGTTCGGTGATGGGTGGTTTCCTGCACCAACACGGTGTCCGCCCCTGGCCGGCGAAGGGTCCACTGCACAGTCATCTGAGCGTGGCCGTCCGGTGGGGGGGCATCGTCGTCGGCGTCCGGCCCTGGGGGGCGCGGCCCGACGCCCTCGAAGCTGAGGACGTGCAGCCGCAGGAGGTAGTCGAAGGTCGCCCCGCGCGGCCACGGCACCCCATCTACCGACCGGATCCCCGGACGGGCCTCCAGCGTGCGGGCCACGGTGCGGCCGATGCCCCGGTCTAGGGTTTCGCCCCACCGGTGAAATTCGGAAAACGCGACCGCGTTGGGGCCGTGGCGCGTCACGAGGCGCGTCTCGTCGAGGTAAGGGGCCAGGCGCGGGCTTTGCAGGCCGATCCGCAGGCCGGTCGGGTCCGTGGATGGAGGCGGCGTCGCCGCGGTATCGGGGGGCGACGCGCCGTCGAGCAGGTAATAGGTGGCGTCGCTCGTGCGCGGCTCCAACAGGCGCACACACCCGGCCGTCGAGAGCGCGACCAGGCCGACGACCACGGCGCACCATCCGAGCCGACGGAGAAGAACGGAGGGGACGGGCACAGTCATGGAACTACTGCTGGTTCGAGGGAGGGGGCTCTTCGCGGCCGCGGAGGAACATGCTGGGGTTGCGCTCCAGGGACTGCACGAGCACCCGCAGGGCCTCCGTGGCCTCCGAGAGGTTCGAGAGGGCCTCGTTCATCTGGTAGCCGATGCCGGAATTGGGGGAGAGGGTCTGATCCACCTCGTCCATCGTGCGGCGCATCCGTTTTAGGGTCGCGCGGAGCTGCCGGCTCGTCTTTTCGAGCTCGTCGGCCGTCGGCTCCACGCCCCGATCGAGCCGCTGGATCAGGGCCTGTGCGTCCTTGATGGTGGCCCGCAGCCGCTCGGTGGCCTTTGGCATGTCCTGCAACGCGGTGCGCACCTCCTTGGACTCCACCACCTTCCGCACCGACTCGATGGTCGACAGGGCCGAGCGGTTGATCGCCTCGGCGTCGAGCGCCTCCAGCTTGTCGTTGGCGTTCACGAGGAAGGTGACGAGGTTCTCGTTGATCTGCGTCACGTCGAACTGGCGCAGGTTTGTCACCAGGCCGGACGCGCCCTCGCCGAGCTTGGCCAGGGGGGAGAGCTCGGTCGGAATGGAGAGACGGGACGGCGGGCCCTGGGCGTAGACGGCCGAGTCCGGGTCGGAGATGTACGTGAGCTCGACGTACAGCTTGCCGGTGACGATGCTTTCGAGCTGCAGCTGCGCCCGCAGCCCATCCTCGATCTGGTCGCGGAGCAGGGTCGGGTCGTCGAGGTTGAGGCGCGCCCCGGTGGTGTCCGTCACGGGATCGAGGTTGATTGCGTACTGCACCGGCACCTGAAACGTCTCGTTTTCGAGGTCGACGCGCAGGTTGATGTCCGTCACCTCGCCGATGGGCACGCCCTTGAACTTGACCGGGGCGCCCACGTCGAGCCCGTTGACCGACTCGTCGAAGTAGCTGATGAACGTCGTTCGCTGCTCGAAAAACTGCCCGGAGCCGAAGGCCCCCACCCCCACGACGCCCAGCGCCAGGGCGCCGACGACGAAGAGGCCGATAAGGGTTGGGCTGACACGTTGGCTCATAGATTGGGGGGGCGAGCGGGCGGGGGCCCGGTGCTATTCGTTGTCGAGAGACCGAGTCAAAAACTGGTACACGCGCTCGTTGGGTGGGTTGCTTCGCAGGTCCTCAGGGGGGCCGAGGGCCGTCATCGTCTTGGTGTCGATGTCGAGGTAGAGCGCGCGGTCGGCGATGGTAAAGATGCTTTCCAGGTCGTGGCTCACCACCACGACGGTCGTGTCGAGGCTGTCGCGCAGTTGTAGGATGAGGTCGTCGAGGCGCCGGGCGCTGATCGGGTCGAGGCCGGAGGTCGGCTCGTCGAAGAACAGCAGGTCGGGATCGAGGGCGACGGCCCGGGCGAGGGCGGCCCGCTTCCGCATGCCCCCACTGATTTCGTGGGGACGGAAGTCCTCGAAGCCCCGCAGGCCGACGAGGGCGAGCTTGAGCGACACGATCCGGTCAATGTCCGGGGCCGCGAGGGCCGTGTGTTCTTCGAGGGGCAGGGCCACGTTCTCGGCGAGCGTCATGGTGCTCCAGAGCGCGTCCGCCTGGTAGAGGATGCCCACCTCGCGGAGCATTGCGGCGCGTTCGTCCGCGCTCATCGCCCACAGGTCGCGCCCGCCGATCCGAATTGTGCCCGCGGACGGGTGCATCTGGCCGAACAGGTGCTTGAGCAGGGTGCTCTTGCCCGACCCGCTCCCGCCCATGATGGCAAAAATCTCGCCCGATTCCACGTCAAACGTGAGGTCCTCCATCACCACGAAGGACCCGAAGGCGAGCACGAGATCCTCGGCCGAAATGGCAGGGGCGGATTCGGGGGGGGACATGGGCGAGAAACCGGGATGTCGAGCGGTACGGGAGGACGATCCGGAATGATGCGTGGCTCACGGTGCGGGACGCGTGATTCGGGGCAATTCAAAATCGGAGCCCTGCCTCACCCCTCACGGTCCACGGAGCACCATCCCACAATCTACGCCAAGCGGTCGAGGCGCATGACGCGCTGCGGATCCTACGGGCCGTCCCTACACCTGAAGCACGGCCGCGGCCCAGTCGATGATGGCGTTGGCGAAGACAATGAGGAGGATGCCGGTGACGACGGCGGATGTCGTGGCCTGGCCCACCGCCGAGGCGTCGTCGCCGGCCTGTAGCCCCCGCATGCACCCGGCGAGGCCGATGATGCCGCCGTACACGACGGCCTTGAAGATCCCCACGAGGGCGTCGGACAGCACGACCGGCTCCAGGAGGCCCGTGAGAAACTGCGTGGTCGTGAGGTCCAGCATGGTCACGGCCACCCCCATGCCGCCGACGATGCCCAGCGCGTCCGCGTAGAGTGTGAGCATGGGCAGCGCCAGCACGACCGCCAGGATGCGGGGCGTCACCAGAAAGTCGATCGGCGAGATGCCGAACGTCTCCAGCGCGTCGATCTCCTCGTTCACCTGCATGCTCCCGAGCTCGGCGGCGAACGCGGCCCCGGTGCGGCCCGTCATGATGATGGCGGTCATGAGGGCCCCCAACTCCCGCAGCATGCCGTAGCTGACGAGGTAGGAGACGAAGTAGTCCGCCCCGAACCGCTGGAGCACCACGGCCCCCAGAAACGCGACGATAAGGCCCACGAGGAGGCTGATGACCGTGACGATGGGCAGGGCCGAGGCGGTGCTTTCTTGCAGGGCCACCCCGAACGTGCGCCAGCGCATCCGCCCCCGTCCGGTGAGGATGGCGCCCACGCTGCGGACGGCCTGCCCCAGGAAGGTAACCAGTGCGTGCGCCTCGTCGTACGCCGCCAGGCCCCAGTGGCCGAGGCGGGCGAGCAGAGCCGTGTCCGCCGCCTCCGGCGTCGTGTCCGCCTCCGGCACGGCCTGCGAGAGCGCGACGAGCCGCTCTAGGGACGTGGGGAGCGTGTCGATCCGCACGTCCAGGTCGTGGGCCCGGCCGTACTCGGCGGCCTCAAAGAGAAAGGTGACGAGGCTGCTGTCCCAGTCGCCCAGCCCGGAGGTGTCGAAGGCGACCGCCGCCACGGGGCTCGACGGGGCGGCGTTTACCATCACGGCCCGTGCGTCGGGCAGCGGCCGGTCAAGGGTCCAATCACCCACGGGCGCAAGGACCAGCGTGTCGTCGGTATGATGGGTCTCGACCTGCATCGCGGCAGATCCGGGTCACGAGGAAGGAAAGAGCACCGAGCACCTCCAAAATGTCGGTCGCGGGGCATGAAGGCAACCCGCCTGCCTTCTGGCGGTCGCTCCGAGACGCTACCAGCCAAGGCACGCCCCATGCTCCCTGGACCACGGGGACCACGCGCGACGCGTTCTGCGCCCCGTCGTGTCGCGTTCGGCTTCCTGTGGCCCCTGTGGCTGTCGCCGCGGCCTGGGGCGCCCCCCAGTGCCTCCGCCTGCCCCCTGGGTGCCCCTTCACGAAGGGCAAGCGGGGCCCTTTCCACGGATCATTGGCGTGTCCCTCGCTTTATACCAAGTGCACACTTGTGAAGAGGGCGTATCCCTCGGGCCGTTTGGGCGTGCGCCCCTCGTTTGACTGGAAGCAGGCCCCGTAGGATGCACGTGATGCATCGGAGGGCCAGGGCCTGTCCGAGGGCCTGGCCCCCGACCCCGCCTTTGTGCCACGAGACCCGCCGCGCCATGCCCGATGCCCACTCGCGTTCTGCGGATGAGGGCGCGCCCGCGACTCAGATTGCCGACGTCACCTGCCGCAGCCTTGCGTCGGCCCTGGCCCAGCGGTGTGCCGATCTGCACGGCATGGACGTGGAGGTCGCCCGGACCGATCCGGGGCCGCCGGTGAAGATCCAGGTGCGGTGTGGGGACCGGTTCGAGGTGGGGCTTCGGGTCGCGGTGGAGCATGTGGGCGGCAACGTGTACGACGTGTTCTGCACGATCGAAGAGGGAGCATCGTGCCGGCTCACCTACAGCCGCCCGGAGGGCGCAGGCGCCCCCCTTCCGCTGTGTCCCCGTCTGGGACGGCGGTTCTCGGCGTTCGTCTTGGAGGAATTGGAGCGGCGGCTCGGGCGCTGGCACCTCCGCGGAGAAGAGGACTAGTGGGCGACGGTGGGCTCTCGTGGAGGGGAAGCGGAGACCAGTGTGGGGAGGCGGAGGGGGACGTGATCGCGTTCGACGCCCGGTTGTGCAGCACGACCTGGATGCCGCCCCTGTCGGTCTGCGCCGGGTGCTCGCGTCTGTGTCGGGACGGACGGCCCCCTCTTCGGCTCGGGGGGATGAGGAACCATGTCCGCAACCTGGTCGGCCCGGTTGCGGGCGTCCGGCTGAAGGGGCCTCGCCCCGGCCCCAGCGTTGGTCGGCTCAGAGCCGCCTCGAAGGGGGAGGCTACCGCTACCGGCCGCCGCTGCCCTCCGTCTGCGCCTGCACGCGCTCCCGGTACTCCTCGTTGGCGTAGATGGCAACCTCGACGCGCCGGTTTTGCTGACGGCCCTCCTCCGTCTCGTTGGAGGCGACGGGCTCGGTCTCGCCCCGTCCCACAGACGTCAGGCGGCTCGGATCGACGCCGCGGTCCACGAGGTGCCGTGTAGCCGACTCCGCGCGTCGGTCCGATAGCTTCTGGTTGTATTCTTCGGAGCCCTGGGCGTCCGTGTGGCCCACGACGAGAATCTTGGTGTCCTCGAACCCCTGCATGCTTTCCGCGAACTCGGTCAGGTTCTGGCGGGCCTCGGCGCGGAGGGTGGAGGAGTCGAAGTCAAACAGAATGCCGCTGTCGAAGGTCACCTTGATGCCCTCCCCGACCCGCTCCACGTCGGCGTTGTCGAGTTCCTCGTCGAGCTCCTCGGCCTTGGTGTCCATGCGGTTGCCGATAAGGGCCCCGGCCGCGCCGCCCACGGCCGCGCCGATGATGGCGCCCTCGGCGGTGCCCCCGGCGGCCTTGCCCACGGCCGCGCCGCCGGCCGCGCCGGCGCCGGTTCCGATGATGGCTCCTTTCTCCGTATTGCTCAGTGACGAGCACCCGCCCAGCAGGAGGGCCGTGACGAGGAGAACCAGGGGCGTGGAATGACGAACAGACGACATGGACATGTAGAACGAGAAGGGAAAGCGAGAGAGAAGGTGTAGAGGGAAGTCTAGTCGGTGCCCCGTTCCCAACGACGGTCCGGACGCGAAGTTGCCGCCGGGTTCCGCCGGCGGTTGTGGGACCGCGGCCGGGCCGTCCCCTACGCCTCTTGGGGATACGCGACGCCCCATTCCGCGCGGAGGGCGTCCATCGTCCGCAGGAGGGCGTGGCTCTCGTTGAGGGGCATCACGGGGCTCTCCGTGCGCCCCTCACGGAGGCAGGCCATAACGTGGGCGGCCTCAAACTGGTAGCCGTTCCCCTCGTACGGGCGGGCCCAGGACGCCGTCGCGCCGTCGCTCCGGGTGAGCTCAAACGGGGCCCCCTTCCACCAGGCCCGCGTGCCCCGCAGGCGTCCCTCCGGGCCGGCAAGCACGCAGGTCCGTCCGGCGTCGGCCCCCAGTGAGGCGTGCCACATCGCCTGCGTCCCGTCGTCGTAGCGGAAGACGGCCGCGCATTGCGCGTCGACGCCGGTGTCGGCGAGGACGGCCGAGGAGGTGACCGTGTCCGGCGCGCCGAACAGGTCGAAGGCAAACGCCACGGGGTACACGCCAAGATCCAAGAGGGCCCCGCCGCCGAGGGCAGGGTCGAAGAGTCGGTGGGTCGGGTCGACGGGCTGCGTCACGCCGATGTCGGCCCGGAGCAGGTGCACGTCGCCGAGGACGCGTTCTTCGTGCACGAGGCGGTGGACGTCGTCCATGACAGGGAGGAAGCGGGTCCACATCGCCTCCATCAAAAACTGGTCGTGCCGCCGGGCGGTGTCGATGAGCCGTTCGGCCTGCGCGGCGTTCAGGGCGAGGGGTTTCTCGCAGAGGACGGCGTGCCCGGCCTCCAGCGCCAGGGTGGCGTGTTCGAGGTGGGCCGAGTGTGGAGTCGCCACGTGAACGACATCGAGGGCAGGGTCGGCCACGAGGGCCTCGTAGGACCCGTGCCGGTGCGGAACGTCGAACGTGTCCCCGAACGTGTCGGCCCGGGCCTGCGCCCGAGAGCCCACGGCGGTTAGCTCTGCGTTGGGAAGGCGTCGTAGATCCTCGGCGACGAGGTGGGCGATGTTGCCGGTGCCCAGGATGCCCCAGTTTACGGCCATGTTGTTGGCTGAAGGTGGTGAGGATTGGACGGTGGGGAATTGGAGGTTGCGTGGCCATCTCCGAGCCGGGAGGTGCGTCGCATGCGCCAGTGCCCGCGCTGCCCTCTTCCAGTCTCTCGTTCTCCTACGCTCCCCCATGTTCGTCGTGGACGCCGGACCGTGAACGTCGTGTCGACCTATTTTCGCCGCCCACCGCGAGGGGCCCGTCCGTAATCTCGGGCCGGCGCCTCGCGATGGGAAGGCCGAGTCCGTTGGGCCTTCGCCCCTTTCGCCCCGGGAGAAGCGAGACAGAGAACGCGAACCTGCCGCTACGCGGCTTCGGCGGCCATCGTTTCCGCCAGGGCGTCGCGGGTGTCCGCGACCCGTTTCTCCAGGGCGTCGCTGAGAACGACGTCGTAGTCCTCCGGGTTGGCGGTGGGAGCGCGGAGGCGAGACGGCAACTCGTCCAGCCGCGCCGCCGCGTGCTCCCGGATTGCCGACAGGGGACGCGGGGCCCCGGCCTCGGTCCGCTTCCCGTCGGCCATGACGCGTTCCAGCAGCGGCGCCCCGTTCGTCTGCTCGTCCTCGGTCGCGATGACGTCCCGGACGGCCGTGCCGTCCTCGTACTGGCGGACGACCTGCTTTCGCCCCGGTAGGTTCGACTTCTCGGGGGCGAGCTTCATGCGGGGCGTCCCGGCGTACCCGGATAGCTTGTAGGCGGTATCGAGGGCGGGCTGGTCGGCGGACGTGCCCATCCGGGTGCCGACCCCGAAGCCGTCGATGGGGGCGCCGCGGTCGAGGAGGTCCGCGATCGTGTGCTCGTCGAGCCCCCCGCTGGCGAAGATCATGACGTCGGCAAGGCCGGCCTCGTCGAGCAGGGTACGGGAGGAGCGGGCCAGCTCCGCAAGGTCGCCCGAGTCGAGCCGGATGCCGCGCACCTGCACCTCGTCGCCTGTCTCGTTCATCAGGTCGATTACCTTGCGCACGCCGTCGAGCGTGTCGTAGGTGTCGACCAGCAAAATCGTCTCCGGGTAGAGCGCCGAGAAGGCGCGGAAGGCCTCCACTTCCGAGTCGTGCGCCTCGACGTAGCTGTGGGCCATGGTGCCGGTG is part of the Salinibacter ruber DSM 13855 genome and encodes:
- a CDS encoding PqiC family protein; protein product: MTVPVPSVLLRRLGWCAVVVGLVALSTAGCVRLLEPRTSDATYYLLDGASPPDTAATPPPSTDPTGLRIGLQSPRLAPYLDETRLVTRHGPNAVAFSEFHRWGETLDRGIGRTVARTLEARPGIRSVDGVPWPRGATFDYLLRLHVLSFEGVGPRPPGPDADDDAPPPDGHAQMTVQWTLRRPGADTVLVQETTHHRTEDWRVTDYEGLVARLSRGLHVLADDVGTHLQALHRP
- a CDS encoding MlaD family protein; translated protein: MSQRVSPTLIGLFVVGALALGVVGVGAFGSGQFFEQRTTFISYFDESVNGLDVGAPVKFKGVPIGEVTDINLRVDLENETFQVPVQYAINLDPVTDTTGARLNLDDPTLLRDQIEDGLRAQLQLESIVTGKLYVELTYISDPDSAVYAQGPPSRLSIPTELSPLAKLGEGASGLVTNLRQFDVTQINENLVTFLVNANDKLEALDAEAINRSALSTIESVRKVVESKEVRTALQDMPKATERLRATIKDAQALIQRLDRGVEPTADELEKTSRQLRATLKRMRRTMDEVDQTLSPNSGIGYQMNEALSNLSEATEALRVLVQSLERNPSMFLRGREEPPPSNQQ
- a CDS encoding ABC transporter ATP-binding protein produces the protein MSPPESAPAISAEDLVLAFGSFVVMEDLTFDVESGEIFAIMGGSGSGKSTLLKHLFGQMHPSAGTIRIGGRDLWAMSADERAAMLREVGILYQADALWSTMTLAENVALPLEEHTALAAPDIDRIVSLKLALVGLRGFEDFRPHEISGGMRKRAALARAVALDPDLLFFDEPTSGLDPISARRLDDLILQLRDSLDTTVVVVSHDLESIFTIADRALYLDIDTKTMTALGPPEDLRSNPPNERVYQFLTRSLDNE
- a CDS encoding ABC transporter permease; protein product: MQVETHHTDDTLVLAPVGDWTLDRPLPDARAVMVNAAPSSPVAAVAFDTSGLGDWDSSLVTFLFEAAEYGRAHDLDVRIDTLPTSLERLVALSQAVPEADTTPEAADTALLARLGHWGLAAYDEAHALVTFLGQAVRSVGAILTGRGRMRWRTFGVALQESTASALPIVTVISLLVGLIVAFLGAVVLQRFGADYFVSYLVSYGMLRELGALMTAIIMTGRTGAAFAAELGSMQVNEEIDALETFGISPIDFLVTPRILAVVLALPMLTLYADALGIVGGMGVAVTMLDLTTTQFLTGLLEPVVLSDALVGIFKAVVYGGIIGLAGCMRGLQAGDDASAVGQATTSAVVTGILLIVFANAIIDWAAAVLQV
- a CDS encoding OmpA family protein — encoded protein: MSMSSVRHSTPLVLLVTALLLGGCSSLSNTEKGAIIGTGAGAAGGAAVGKAAGGTAEGAIIGAAVGGAAGALIGNRMDTKAEELDEELDNADVERVGEGIKVTFDSGILFDFDSSTLRAEARQNLTEFAESMQGFEDTKILVVGHTDAQGSEEYNQKLSDRRAESATRHLVDRGVDPSRLTSVGRGETEPVASNETEEGRQQNRRVEVAIYANEEYRERVQAQTEGSGGR
- a CDS encoding Gfo/Idh/MocA family protein, whose amino-acid sequence is MAVNWGILGTGNIAHLVAEDLRRLPNAELTAVGSRAQARADTFGDTFDVPHRHGSYEALVADPALDVVHVATPHSAHLEHATLALEAGHAVLCEKPLALNAAQAERLIDTARRHDQFLMEAMWTRFLPVMDDVHRLVHEERVLGDVHLLRADIGVTQPVDPTHRLFDPALGGGALLDLGVYPVAFAFDLFGAPDTVTSSAVLADTGVDAQCAAVFRYDDGTQAMWHASLGADAGRTCVLAGPEGRLRGTRAWWKGAPFELTRSDGATASWARPYEGNGYQFEAAHVMACLREGRTESPVMPLNESHALLRTMDALRAEWGVAYPQEA
- a CDS encoding nicotinate phosphoribosyltransferase; this translates as MPFDDQLRPDTSALYTDLYQLTMLQAYWREDMDEPAVFDLFVRRLKDRHYLVACGLEQALEFLETLSFSEAALDYLATQDPFEPAFLDWLADFEFTGDVYAVPEGTPVFPDEPLVEVVAPIGEAQLAETFLLNQITFQTTIASKASRIVEAAQLDGEDRIVADFGMRRTHGTDAAVKGARAAYVAGIDATSNVAAGQAYDLPVTGTMAHSYVEAHDSEVEAFRAFSALYPETILLVDTYDTLDGVRKVIDLMNETGDEVQVRGIRLDSGDLAELARSSRTLLDEAGLADVMIFASGGLDEHTIADLLDRGAPIDGFGVGTRMGTSADQPALDTAYKLSGYAGTPRMKLAPEKSNLPGRKQVVRQYEDGTAVRDVIATEDEQTNGAPLLERVMADGKRTEAGAPRPLSAIREHAAARLDELPSRLRAPTANPEDYDVVLSDALEKRVADTRDALAETMAAEAA